In Hymenobacter volaticus, the genomic window GCCGGCACAAACGGCTGGACTTTATCCCACAGCTGTTCTGCTAGTTCCTCACTTTTATGGAAGGCCCGGTTGTTATTTCTGATGCCTGTTATAACTCTGGCGCCGCCCGACGTATTGACTTTCGCCAGCTCGTATCCGATGCCTTCACTAAGCGCCATATACTCCAGACATTCTTTCTTGGAAAGAAAATCTTCGACTGTGAATATCGTATCGGTTAGTCTAGTGTACTTCACTTGCTATTGTCCTGTCGTTTGAAACTGTAAGCTGTTCAGCTCGGTGCTTTTGATAACAACTGTTCAGCTAAGGTAGCTCGTTGCTACGGTATTCACTAGGCTATATACCTCCTCTCCTATTCCTCGCGAATAAGTAGCTCTAAAGCCTCCCCTCCCCACGTTTCAACTGTTTTCCATGCTTACTCGCCTGATACCTTGCAGCCAGGAACCGCTTCCCGTGATAGGGTTGGGCACTTGGCAGACGTTCGATGTCCGTGACACTTCCGCCTATCCGCAGTTGCAGCAAACTTTAGCGACGCTGCGTGCGGCCGGTGGCAGCGTGATTGACTCTTCGCCAATGTATGGCCGGGCCGAGGAAGTGATTGGCGACCTAACCAGCCAGACAGAAGACTCTTCTTCCTTCTTCTACGCCACCAAAGTCTGGACCCAAGGCCGCGAGGCGGGTATCCAACAGATGGAAAATTCGTTGCGCAAACTACGCCGCCCGGCCGTTGACTTGATGCAGATTCACAACCTAGTGGACTGGAAAACGCACTTGCGTACCCTGCGGGACTGGCAGGCTGCGGGCAAGGTCCGGTACGTAGGCATCACGCACTACACCGACGCCAAACACGACGAATTGGCCCGCATCCTGACTACAGAAACCATCGACTTTGTGCAATTCAACTACTCCATTCTCGACCGCAACGCTGAAAAGCGGCTGCTCCCCATAGCCGCAGAGCGCGGAGTAGCCACACTCATCAACCGGCCTTTCACGGAAGGCAACTTGCTGGCGCGGGTGCAGGGCAAAGCACTGCCGGGTTGGGCTCCGGAGTTGGGAATTAACAGTTGGGCGGAGTTTCTACTCAAGTTCATCGTGGCGCACCCCGCCGTTACGTGCGTGATACCCGGCACCCGCAACCCCAACCATCTGGCCGACAACCTCCTGGCGGGCGCAGGCGAATTACCGGACGAAGCCACGCGGGAAAAGATGGCAGCTTACATACGGGCGCTATAGGCTTGGCACCCATCTAGGTGATGTAGAATAGCAGTGGTTTGCCAGAAAGCATCCGTTATTGGCAACCGCGACATTGTTGAATTCGGTATCACCGCTTGCTAGTGAATGCCTTAAGCGACAACAGTAAGCAACGTACTACCCGGCAATTGTGTGAACTGTCGGGGTTTGTGCGTAACCATCAGCCGCTTAATGGGGTACTTTCTTCTAGCAAACCAAACCAGTAGCATCGGATACACCCGTTTGCTTATCAAACAATTGTACCTAGCGCTGCTTACTTGCTAGGTATGGCCTACAACTTGACACTTCCAACCCACTGCTATGAAAACCTTTGATCCTTATTCTTCTGCCTCCCGTCGGGAGTTTATGCGCACGTTGTCGTTGGGTGTTGGCGCTTCGCTCGTGGGCACTACAGCCCTGGGTGGTTCGCTGTCGTGGCTAGACGAAATCAGCTATGGGCCAGCTAGCCTAGAGGCGTTGCAGACTGGTAAGCAACTAGGGGTAGCACTCGTCGGCTTGGGCGGCTACAGCTCCGGGCAACTAGCGCCAGCCTTGCAGAAAACCAAACTCTGCAAGCTAGCCGGCATCGTGACGGGCACGCCCTCCAAAGCCACGCAGTGGAAACAGCAGTACCAGATTCCTGACCAAAACATCTACGACTACAAAACCTTCGACCGGATTGCCGACAACCCTGCCATCGACATTATATATATCGTGCTGCCGGTGGGCTTGCACGCCGAGTATGTAGAGCGTGCCGCCAAGGCTGGTAAGCATGTTATTTGCGAAAAGCCGATGGCCAACACCGCTGCCGACTGCCGCCGGATGATAACTGCCATGCAGAAATCCGGCAAGAAATTCAGCATCGGGTACCGTCTGCACTTCGAGCCGCACAACCAGGAAATGATGCGCCTAGGTCAACAGAAGGTTTTCGGTCCCATCAAGAAGCTGACGGCAGATAACGGCTTCCGGGCGGGCAGCAAAACCTGGCGGCAAGACAAAGAACTAGCGGGCGGCGGGCCGCTCATGGACATGGGCATTTACTGCGTGCAGGGCGTCATCTATACCAAAGGCGAGCTACCGGTATCCGTCACGGCTAAGTTTGGGCCCAAAACCGACCCGGTGCTATTCAATGAAGTAGAAGCAAGCATCAACTGGCAGATGCAGTTTGCCGATGGAGCCGTAGCCAACTGCCGCACCAGCTACGCCGAAAACATGAACAGCCTGCTGCGCGCCGATGCTACCAAAGGGTGGATGGAACTGCAACCCGCCTACGGCTACGGTGGCCTCGATGGCCGCACCAGCCAGGGCCCTATGAACGTCGAGAACGTGCCTCAGCAAGCCCGCCAGATGGACGACTTCGCCGATTGCATCCTCAACAACAAGCCCACCCGCGTACCCGGCGAAATGGGCCTCCGCGACATGCAAATCATCGAAGCCATCTACCGCGCCGCCGAAACCGGTCAGAAAGTCTCTACCAAAGATGTAGTAGCTGTATTCGATAAGGTGAGCAGTAAGCAGTAATAAGCAGTAATAAGCAGTAAGCCGAAACTATCCGATTGAACTTGCTAGTATTTGAAATACTAGCAAGTTCTCCTCATTAGATGAGGAGGAGCTAGAGGTGAATGCTATTCATTGGTGATTTTGCAATTGATAGAGTATCATAAAGAGCGCCGAGCTTCAGGCATAGTCTAACATTACCCACACCCGATCGTCATGCTGAGCGCAGCCGAAGCATCTCGCTAGTATGGTAAAGTCATTTACTAGCAACGATTCGAGCGAGATGCTTCGACAAGCTCAGCATGACAGACACTGGTCGTTCAATAGTTGGTCAACCATTTATAGCCCCTCCTCATCCGAGGAGGGGAACTAGATTTCTAATAGTAGAGAGGCAAAGCGGCTTCCATTTTCATACTACTGCTTGGGCGCTATCGGATACTTCTCAAACATCTCGGTAATGCCCTCGTTGATGCGGGAAGCTAGCTTCTCGGGGTCCTTGGAGAGTGTACTTGCCGCCACGCCTTGCCAAATCCGTTCGTTGCGAGTGGCGTCTACCACATCAACCGTAGCAGTACCTTCCGCATAACGCCCAACCGGCACTTCTTCACTTTGCCAACGGTAGCGGCGCTGCCCGATATAGCGCGGCGCCTCATAGATGGTCGTTTCGCGAGTCTGCACTTTTTCCTGCGTCACGACGCCAATGTTAACCAAGAGGTCGGGCGAATCGGCACGCTGGTAGCCGCGGCGTTCTAGCTCGCGGGCCACAGCACTTTTCAGTTCTTCGATGCCTGTACCAGGTCCCTGAAATGCGGCCTCATTGCGCGACGTCACGTCCATGAAGTTGTAGGTTTTATAGGCAGAGAAATTAACGCCTGGCGTTTGACTAGTCGACTCCACTCGCACCGGCGAGCAAGCAGTACATGCCAGCAGAAGCAGCAAAAAGAAGGTTTTCATAGGTTGGTGAAAGCTGAAGTGAACAGTGCTTGACGGGCGCCGAGCTATATTGAGGCCTGCAAGTTTTTGGTCTAACCGAAGCCACTAAGAGAAGCCCAACACCGGATGCGGCTGGTACGGCTCTTCTAGCCGCTTGATTTCCTGGCCCGATAGCTTCACCCCTACCGCCGCCACAGCATCTTCTAAGTGGCCGGGTTTGCTGGCGCCCACAATGGGGGCCGTAATGACGGGCTTCGACAGCATCCAAGCCAAGGCCACTTGAGCGTTGGGCAAGCCGCGTTCCTTGGCTATTTCCGTCACCCGGTCGGCCACTGTAAAGTCGTCGTCGCGGCCGTAGAGACTTTTGCCAAAGGCATCGGTTTTGGCGCGCTCCGTTTCGTTGCGCTCCTTGCTCCGTCCACCCGTAAGTAGCCCGCGCGCCAGCGGCGACCAAGGAATCACACCGATATTTTGGTCTTGGCACAGCGGTAGCATTTCGCGTTCTTCTTCGCGGTACACCAAGTTGTAATGCGGCTGCATGCTCACGAAGCGCGTCCAGTTGTGCTTATCAGCTAGGTACAGCGCCTGGGCAAATTGCCAAGCAAACATAGAAGAAGCGCCAATGTAGCGGGCCTTACCGGCCTTCACCACGTCGTGCAGGGCTTCCAGGGTCTCTTCAATAGGCGTGTTGTAGTCCCAGCGGTGAATCTGGTAGAGGTCGACGTAATCGGTACCGAGGCGCTGGAGGCTGGCATCAATGGCACTCATAATGTGCTTGCGCGAGAGGCCGCGTTGGTTAGGGCCCGGCCCCATGGGGTTGTACACTTTGGTAGCCAGCACGATTTCGTCGCGCTTGGCAAAGTCGCGCAGCGCCCGACCGACTACCTCTTCGCTGGCGCCGTTGGAGTAGACGTCGGCCGTGTCGAAGAAGTTGATTCCAAGCTCCAAGGCCTGCTGAATGAAAGGGCGGCTTTGTTCCTCGTTCAGAGCCCACGGCCAACGCTCGGTGGGTGTGCCGTAGGTCATGCAGCCCAAGCATATTTTAGATACTTTGAGGCCAGTGCCTCCCAAGCGGATATAATCCATAGTAAGTGTGGTTGAGGTGCCGCCAAGCGGCCAGAGTTGAGCGTGTTATACGCAAGACAGCCTATTAGCGCTGTGGTGGAGCTTGCCCTAGCCTGTGCTGGCGTTCCACCAATCCCTGCATCTTTGCATTCCCTTACCTTTTGCTTTCCTACATGACGCTCATCTGGACCACCAAGCCGTTCACTTCCCTCACTCTCTCCGAACTCTACGCCCTGCTCCAGTTGCGCTCCGAGGTGTTTGTGGTAGAACAGACCTGTGCCTTTCAGGACATGGACGGCCAAGACCAAGCAGCCCACCACTTACTCGGCCATACCGAAACCGGCGAGCTAGCCGCCTATTCTCGCCTTTTCGATGCTGGCATCAGTTACCCCGAAGCCAGCATTGGCCGCGTGGTGGTCAGCCCGAAGTTCCGGCGCTATGGCTTGGGCCGGGAACTGTTGCGCCAATCCATTGCGGCGGTAACAGCGCAGTTTGGGGAACAGCCCATCCAGATTGGAGCACAGCTGTACTTAAAAGAATTTTACGAAAGCTTCGGCTTTCAGCAGCACGGCGAGGGCTACCTCGAAGACAGTATTCCGCACATCCATATGGTGCGGTTATAAAGCAAATAGGCCCGGCATTGCCGGGTCTTTTATAATAAGTAAGAAGCAGAGTTTACCTATTCTAACACTTCAGAGTGGTGTAATTACGAAGGTGGTGCCTTGCTCCTGCAGGGAAATTACTGTGACTTATAATTGCGGGACTTCAATAAGCCTGTAGTGCTGCTTCCTTCTTTACTCCCCGGCGGGCTTGGCCATGGCAATGACCACTGCGCCAATTGCCATTAGGCCGGCTCCTAGCATCACCTGCCAGCTTATTTTCTCTTTCAGAAAAACGGCCGCCAACACAATAGCAAACACCAACGATACCTTATCGATGGGCGATACGCGGGAGGCATTGCCGAGGGAAAGCGCCCGAAACGACAGCAACGACGAGACGCAGGTAATTACGCCAGCAACAATCAGGAATATCCAGCTACGGCGGTCAATGGCCGTTACGTTGGGTAGGTTGCCTTGCCAAGCCACTACTCCCCAAGCTACCAGCACAATCAGCACCGATTGAATAGCAAAGGCCAAGCTCGAATCCACATTTTTGATGCCCGCCTTGGAAAGCGTAACCACTACAGCAGCCGATAAAGCGGCCAGCAAAGAAAAAACTATCCACATACGGCTTGCTTGGACACTAGTCAGTGACAACAATGGGAAAGAAGCCGAGAGCACAGCACTCCAAACAGCTACGTGCAGGTACGAGGTGCTCCGGCCAAAGTTATTGGGACGGGCATACAACCAGCTTGGTTGCTTCCCCCAACAACTTAAGAGTCAACAGAACCGCTTCTGGCCGGTAATCGTGCCACTGCTTGTACTAGAGCTGCTACTTATGTTTTTCCCACGCGGCCAATTCGGCGCGGTGTTCCCGATAGGCTAAGTTTAAAATGGCCGTATCCGGGTCGGTGCCGAGGTGAATGGTAGTGCCTTTCTCGCGAGCATACGGGTTGGTTATTTCCCCCACCTTGCGGAATTCGCGAAAGTGCGGCACCAGTTTGGCCGGCTCTCCTTCGCCTACAAGCAGCAGATACCGAAACGATTGGGTGGGCCGCGGCGGAAACCAAAACAAATAGCTACCATTATGGCTGTTAGCCACGGGTAATGCGCGGTTTCGGTTGTAGTAGTTGATGGCGCCGGCTTGGCCGTAATTGTCGCACTTGATGAGGGTGTTGGCGCGGGTCGCAGCAGGCAGCGCTTGGTAGGCTTGCCAGGTTTTGTCGGCCAATTCTTGCCAGCCCACCATGTCGGCATAGTCTTGCGGCAAAGGGTGGTTCTTGCCGTCTTCCCAGCGCAGAAGCCCCAAGCTTTCGTAGCGCGGTCCGATACGCTGCATATGTGTCGGCGAATACAGCGTGAACACGAACGGCAGAAACCAGATCAAGGGCACCGCCGGCAACATCAGTAGCGCCGGCCGGGCTACTG contains:
- a CDS encoding Gfo/Idh/MocA family protein; amino-acid sequence: MKTFDPYSSASRREFMRTLSLGVGASLVGTTALGGSLSWLDEISYGPASLEALQTGKQLGVALVGLGGYSSGQLAPALQKTKLCKLAGIVTGTPSKATQWKQQYQIPDQNIYDYKTFDRIADNPAIDIIYIVLPVGLHAEYVERAAKAGKHVICEKPMANTAADCRRMITAMQKSGKKFSIGYRLHFEPHNQEMMRLGQQKVFGPIKKLTADNGFRAGSKTWRQDKELAGGGPLMDMGIYCVQGVIYTKGELPVSVTAKFGPKTDPVLFNEVEASINWQMQFADGAVANCRTSYAENMNSLLRADATKGWMELQPAYGYGGLDGRTSQGPMNVENVPQQARQMDDFADCILNNKPTRVPGEMGLRDMQIIEAIYRAAETGQKVSTKDVVAVFDKVSSKQ
- a CDS encoding DUF4136 domain-containing protein, whose product is MKTFFLLLLLACTACSPVRVESTSQTPGVNFSAYKTYNFMDVTSRNEAAFQGPGTGIEELKSAVARELERRGYQRADSPDLLVNIGVVTQEKVQTRETTIYEAPRYIGQRRYRWQSEEVPVGRYAEGTATVDVVDATRNERIWQGVAASTLSKDPEKLASRINEGITEMFEKYPIAPKQ
- a CDS encoding aldo/keto reductase produces the protein MDYIRLGGTGLKVSKICLGCMTYGTPTERWPWALNEEQSRPFIQQALELGINFFDTADVYSNGASEEVVGRALRDFAKRDEIVLATKVYNPMGPGPNQRGLSRKHIMSAIDASLQRLGTDYVDLYQIHRWDYNTPIEETLEALHDVVKAGKARYIGASSMFAWQFAQALYLADKHNWTRFVSMQPHYNLVYREEEREMLPLCQDQNIGVIPWSPLARGLLTGGRSKERNETERAKTDAFGKSLYGRDDDFTVADRVTEIAKERGLPNAQVALAWMLSKPVITAPIVGASKPGHLEDAVAAVGVKLSGQEIKRLEEPYQPHPVLGFS
- a CDS encoding EamA family transporter, which gives rise to MWIVFSLLAALSAAVVVTLSKAGIKNVDSSLAFAIQSVLIVLVAWGVVAWQGNLPNVTAIDRRSWIFLIVAGVITCVSSLLSFRALSLGNASRVSPIDKVSLVFAIVLAAVFLKEKISWQVMLGAGLMAIGAVVIAMAKPAGE
- a CDS encoding GNAT family N-acetyltransferase — its product is MTLIWTTKPFTSLTLSELYALLQLRSEVFVVEQTCAFQDMDGQDQAAHHLLGHTETGELAAYSRLFDAGISYPEASIGRVVVSPKFRRYGLGRELLRQSIAAVTAQFGEQPIQIGAQLYLKEFYESFGFQQHGEGYLEDSIPHIHMVRL
- a CDS encoding aldo/keto reductase gives rise to the protein MLTRLIPCSQEPLPVIGLGTWQTFDVRDTSAYPQLQQTLATLRAAGGSVIDSSPMYGRAEEVIGDLTSQTEDSSSFFYATKVWTQGREAGIQQMENSLRKLRRPAVDLMQIHNLVDWKTHLRTLRDWQAAGKVRYVGITHYTDAKHDELARILTTETIDFVQFNYSILDRNAEKRLLPIAAERGVATLINRPFTEGNLLARVQGKALPGWAPELGINSWAEFLLKFIVAHPAVTCVIPGTRNPNHLADNLLAGAGELPDEATREKMAAYIRAL